One window of the Candidatus Rokuibacteriota bacterium genome contains the following:
- a CDS encoding bifunctional precorrin-2 dehydrogenase/sirohydrochlorin ferrochelatase, with translation MTQYYPVALDLRDHPCLVVGGGPVAESKVGGLLDAGARVTVVSPALTERLASWATEGRIAHRQREYIESDCEGQHLAFSATDRREVTEAVAADARRRGVWVNAADDPVYCDFLLPSVLRRGRLQVAVSTGGASPALAARVRRDLESYFTPEYEDLVELAAEVRRELRAGGLRADAAFWRDALDADLRRLLAEGRRADAKARLLTRLGMTA, from the coding sequence GTGACTCAGTACTACCCCGTCGCCCTCGACCTCCGGGACCACCCCTGCCTCGTGGTGGGCGGCGGTCCCGTGGCCGAGAGCAAGGTCGGGGGGCTCCTCGATGCGGGCGCCCGCGTCACCGTCGTGAGCCCCGCGCTGACCGAGCGCCTGGCCTCGTGGGCGACGGAGGGCCGCATCGCTCACCGCCAGCGCGAGTACATTGAGTCGGATTGCGAGGGGCAGCATCTCGCCTTCTCGGCAACAGACCGCCGTGAAGTCACCGAGGCGGTGGCGGCGGACGCGCGGCGGCGGGGCGTGTGGGTGAACGCGGCCGACGATCCCGTTTACTGCGACTTCCTCCTGCCCTCGGTGCTGCGCCGCGGGCGGCTGCAGGTCGCCGTCTCGACGGGCGGCGCGAGCCCGGCGCTGGCAGCCCGCGTGCGGCGCGACCTCGAATCCTACTTCACGCCCGAGTACGAGGACCTCGTCGAGCTGGCCGCTGAGGTGCGGCGCGAGCTCCGCGCCGGCGGGCTGCGGGCGGACGCGGCTTTCTGGCGCGACGCGCTCGACGCCGATCTCAGGCGGCTTCTCGCCGAAGGGCGGCGCGCCGACGCCAAGGCGCGGCTGCTCACTCGCCTCGGGATGACCGCGTGA
- the cobA gene encoding uroporphyrinogen-III C-methyltransferase — translation MRTGRVCLVGAGPGDPGLLTVRALERLREAEVVVYDRLVNPAILDEAPPEALRIFAGKRVGSHCLPQAAINALLVHHAEAGRFVVRLKGGDPFVFGRGGEEALAVSEAGIPFEVVPGISSAIAVPAYAGIPVTHRGIASSFAVLTGHEDPSKDGDAVDWPRLATAVDTLVVLMAVGSFPRIVRALLANGRPPETPVALIRWGTTEAQEVRVGTLADIVGRARGLEPPVVAVIGEVVRLRERLEWAVEAAPAVHAL, via the coding sequence GTGAGGACGGGACGCGTCTGCCTCGTGGGCGCGGGACCGGGTGATCCCGGGCTGCTCACGGTGCGCGCACTCGAGCGGCTGAGAGAAGCGGAGGTCGTCGTCTACGACCGCCTCGTCAACCCCGCGATCCTCGACGAGGCGCCGCCCGAGGCGCTCCGCATCTTCGCGGGCAAGCGCGTGGGCTCTCACTGCCTGCCGCAGGCGGCGATCAACGCGCTCCTCGTCCACCATGCCGAAGCCGGCCGCTTCGTCGTCCGGCTCAAGGGCGGCGATCCCTTCGTGTTCGGTCGAGGGGGCGAGGAAGCGCTCGCGGTGTCCGAGGCGGGCATCCCCTTCGAGGTGGTGCCGGGCATCAGCTCGGCCATCGCCGTGCCGGCCTATGCCGGCATTCCCGTCACCCACCGCGGGATCGCATCCTCGTTCGCGGTGCTGACGGGCCACGAGGATCCGTCGAAGGACGGCGACGCCGTCGACTGGCCGAGGCTCGCGACGGCCGTGGACACCTTGGTGGTCTTGATGGCGGTCGGCAGTTTCCCGCGCATAGTCCGCGCGCTGCTCGCCAATGGCCGGCCTCCCGAGACGCCGGTCGCACTGATCCGCTGGGGGACGACCGAGGCGCAGGAGGTGCGGGTCGGGACGCTGGCGGATATCGTCGGGCGGGCCCGGGGTCTCGAGCCTCCGGTGGTCGCGGTGATCGGTGAAGTAGTCCGGTTGCGGGAGCGCCTCGAGTGGGCCGTCGAAGCGGCGCCGGCCGTCCACGCGCTCTAG
- a CDS encoding peroxiredoxin yields the protein MSLRLGDTAPDFNAESSEGRVSFHEFLGNGWGVLFSHPRDFTPVCTTELGYVARLKPEFEKRGVKAIGLSIDPVDSHKAWLKDIQETQGHAVNFPIIADPDKKVANLYGMIHPSHDEVYTVRTVFVIDPKKKIRLMITYPQTTGRNFDEILRVIDSLQLTDAHRVATPVNWKQGEDVIIVPAVTDEEAKAKFPKGWKTLKPYLRLTPQPK from the coding sequence ATGTCACTGAGACTGGGCGACACCGCACCCGACTTCAACGCCGAGAGTTCCGAGGGCCGGGTCAGCTTCCACGAGTTTCTGGGGAACGGCTGGGGCGTGCTCTTCTCCCACCCGCGGGACTTCACGCCCGTGTGCACGACCGAGCTGGGGTACGTCGCGCGGCTCAAGCCCGAATTCGAGAAGCGCGGGGTCAAGGCGATCGGGCTGTCGATCGACCCCGTGGACTCTCACAAGGCCTGGCTCAAGGACATCCAGGAAACGCAGGGGCACGCGGTCAACTTCCCGATCATCGCCGACCCCGACAAGAAGGTGGCGAACCTCTACGGCATGATCCACCCCTCGCACGACGAGGTCTATACGGTGCGGACGGTGTTCGTCATCGACCCGAAGAAGAAGATCCGGCTGATGATCACGTACCCGCAGACGACCGGCCGCAACTTCGACGAGATCCTGCGGGTGATCGACTCGCTCCAGCTGACCGACGCTCACCGCGTCGCGACGCCGGTGAACTGGAAGCAAGGGGAAGACGTCATCATCGTCCCGGCCGTGACGGACGAGGAGGCCAAGGCGAAGTTCCCCAAGGGCTGGAAGACTCTCAAGCCCTATCTCCGCCTGACGCCACAGCCGAAGTGA